A portion of the Patescibacteria group bacterium genome contains these proteins:
- the secF gene encoding protein translocase subunit SecF, whose translation MRTIQIVGYRRIAYVFSLTLTAGSLLLLLLPGWGLKPGIDFTGGSLSEVTFSEARPLMADVSKSVEPIVGVSEAAPLGEHGVSLRFRNVTEPEHQAVLNALQKTFAIDGASVVEERFTTIGPTVGVELRQRAWVAVLTVLLAIILYISWAFRKVSRPVPSWQYGVVAIVALVHDVLITMGAFVLFGRYLGVEVGVLFVTALLTVLGFSVHDTIVVFDRVRENLHRATDRFSEVVNRSVNETLARSINTSLTTLVVLLATLLFGGESIRFFVLALIIGIAFGTYSSIFIASPLLVSIFAWREKHGK comes from the coding sequence ATGCGCACTATTCAAATTGTCGGCTATAGAAGAATTGCTTACGTTTTTTCGCTTACGCTAACGGCAGGATCGTTACTCCTGCTACTGCTTCCTGGGTGGGGCTTAAAGCCAGGCATCGATTTTACTGGCGGTTCACTGTCGGAAGTAACCTTCAGTGAGGCACGACCACTCATGGCTGACGTTTCGAAGTCGGTTGAGCCTATCGTTGGGGTTTCAGAAGCAGCACCACTTGGCGAGCATGGGGTCAGTTTGCGATTTCGAAATGTCACTGAACCAGAGCATCAAGCGGTACTCAACGCCCTACAGAAGACGTTCGCCATTGACGGTGCTAGTGTCGTCGAAGAACGATTTACAACCATTGGACCAACGGTTGGCGTTGAGCTCAGACAGCGAGCTTGGGTTGCGGTGTTGACTGTGCTTCTCGCTATTATTTTGTATATATCGTGGGCTTTCAGAAAAGTTTCTCGACCCGTGCCGTCGTGGCAGTATGGTGTCGTCGCTATTGTGGCGCTTGTTCATGATGTTCTTATCACAATGGGTGCGTTTGTTCTTTTCGGTCGGTATCTTGGAGTTGAAGTTGGTGTTTTGTTTGTAACCGCGCTCTTAACAGTTCTGGGTTTTTCTGTGCATGACACTATTGTTGTGTTCGATCGTGTTCGAGAGAATCTGCACCGAGCCACTGATCGCTTCTCGGAAGTGGTTAATCGCAGCGTCAACGAGACGTTGGCCCGTTCTATCAATACCTCACTCACTACACTCGTCGTGCTTCTCGCTACACTACTGTTTGGTGGTGAATCAATTCGTTTTTTTGTTCTGGCTTTAATCATCGGTATCGCTTTCGGAACCTATAGTTCAATTTTTATCGCCTCACCGCTGCTTGTAAGTATATTTGCTTGGCGAGAGAAGCACGGGAAGTAG
- a CDS encoding UDP-N-acetylglucosamine--N-acetylmuramyl-(pentapeptide) pyrophosphoryl-undecaprenol N-acetylglucosamine transferase, with amino-acid sequence MRHIFLTGGGTLGSVTPLLALVEAAREQSLPVRFTWVGTRRGPEVVLVHSYTLPYHAIVTAKWRRYFDWRNFFSPFLLFFAFGQSVLLVLRLRPDVVVSTGAYTSVPVAWAAWTLRIPVVLHEQDIIDGLANRLMRPVVNRRTTVWDRPGAETIGNPSRPSILRGSRSRFFEAHPTLVGLPVIYVTGGGTGSVAINTLVASALPKLLEHAVVIHLTGSGKRIGNTTNPRYITIELAVEHHDLLAAADVVVTRAGMATLSDLAASHKPAIVIPLPGTQQEANAQVIQEAEAGIVVDEATVTAESFVRLVRRTLEDKMAATAMANRLAQLIPNGTNALLDIVMTV; translated from the coding sequence ATGCGTCACATTTTTCTCACTGGTGGCGGCACCCTTGGGTCGGTTACGCCACTCTTGGCACTTGTTGAGGCGGCTCGTGAACAGTCTTTGCCAGTGCGATTCACCTGGGTCGGCACGCGGCGCGGGCCGGAAGTGGTGCTTGTTCACTCATATACGTTGCCATACCACGCCATTGTTACCGCCAAGTGGCGTCGGTACTTTGATTGGAGAAATTTTTTTAGCCCGTTTCTTTTATTTTTTGCCTTCGGGCAGTCAGTACTTTTAGTGCTCCGTTTACGTCCGGACGTTGTTGTTTCAACGGGAGCGTATACGAGTGTTCCGGTGGCTTGGGCCGCCTGGACACTACGCATTCCAGTGGTACTGCACGAGCAAGACATAATTGATGGGTTGGCGAACCGGTTAATGCGGCCGGTCGTTAACCGTCGAACGACTGTTTGGGATAGACCTGGCGCCGAAACTATTGGTAACCCCAGTCGGCCGTCGATTTTAAGGGGCAGTCGTTCGCGATTTTTTGAAGCGCACCCGACGTTGGTCGGTCTACCGGTTATTTATGTCACTGGCGGCGGCACTGGTTCAGTGGCTATTAATACGCTTGTTGCTTCGGCACTGCCGAAACTTTTAGAGCATGCCGTGGTTATACATTTGACAGGTTCCGGAAAGCGTATTGGCAACACTACAAATCCGCGGTACATCACTATAGAACTGGCCGTCGAACACCATGACCTCTTGGCGGCGGCTGATGTGGTGGTAACTCGTGCCGGTATGGCGACGCTGAGTGACTTAGCTGCCAGTCATAAGCCGGCAATTGTTATACCGTTACCCGGTACACAGCAGGAGGCCAATGCACAGGTTATTCAGGAAGCCGAAGCAGGCATTGTGGTTGATGAGGCAACCGTAACCGCTGAATCGTTCGTACGCCTCGTAAGACGTACCCTTGAAGATAAAATGGCCGCCACGGCCATGGCGAATCGACTAGCGCAACTCATTCCGAACGGAACAAATGCGTTACTCGACATTGTTATGACGGTATGA
- a CDS encoding UDP-N-acetylmuramate dehydrogenase: protein MNTYFSSRGEQKSAWEILSQRAVDARLEQHVPLAPLTTLKVGGVAEVYCATDNESALGTLVMVASQHGIPITILGSSSNVLINDAGIPGLVLQYTDATLTDEVKSGQLEIVAGAAVVWDDVVVRSLARGGVGIECLSGIPGSVGAAPVQNIGAYGQEVGAAIASVRALDVRTGRITVVPQANCAFGYRTSAFKTVWRTQYMVLGVTFRLSIGAPETPRHPEVLARAGTGSAAEIRAAVLSIRESKGMLIGHKNSLQSVGSFFVNPSITVEAFAALQVRYTDVPHWKNENGSIKLSAAWLVEKSGFHKGKKIGAVGISPLHTLAIVNYGGANSAAVVHFAREIQRSVQNQFAVWLEPEPQRLGFSEDPLGNLA, encoded by the coding sequence ATGAATACTTATTTTTCGTCGCGCGGCGAACAGAAAAGTGCTTGGGAAATACTCTCACAACGAGCAGTAGACGCTCGGCTTGAGCAGCACGTACCGCTGGCGCCACTTACAACGCTTAAGGTGGGGGGAGTGGCCGAAGTGTACTGCGCCACAGACAACGAGTCGGCGCTTGGCACGCTCGTTATGGTGGCTTCGCAGCACGGCATTCCAATAACCATTCTTGGCTCAAGCAGTAACGTGCTCATCAATGACGCAGGTATCCCTGGTTTGGTGCTTCAGTATACGGACGCCACTTTAACCGATGAGGTAAAGAGCGGGCAGCTTGAAATTGTGGCTGGGGCAGCTGTTGTTTGGGATGACGTCGTGGTGAGAAGTTTAGCGCGTGGTGGCGTCGGCATTGAGTGTTTGAGCGGTATTCCCGGTAGTGTTGGTGCGGCACCAGTACAAAATATTGGTGCCTATGGACAAGAAGTGGGCGCGGCCATTGCATCGGTTCGTGCACTCGATGTACGCACTGGTCGCATTACTGTAGTACCACAGGCAAACTGCGCCTTTGGATACCGAACAAGTGCCTTTAAAACAGTGTGGCGTACGCAGTATATGGTTCTTGGCGTCACCTTTCGTTTATCGATTGGTGCACCCGAGACACCACGCCACCCTGAAGTTCTTGCTCGCGCCGGTACTGGCAGCGCAGCCGAAATTCGAGCGGCCGTTCTCAGTATTCGGGAGTCAAAAGGAATGTTGATTGGACACAAGAATAGTTTGCAAAGCGTTGGTTCATTTTTTGTGAACCCAAGTATCACGGTTGAAGCGTTTGCCGCATTGCAGGTTCGGTACACAGACGTCCCGCACTGGAAAAATGAAAATGGCAGCATTAAACTTTCCGCCGCGTGGCTTGTTGAAAAAAGCGGTTTTCATAAAGGAAAAAAAATTGGGGCGGTTGGCATTTCACCACTCCACACGTTGGCAATTGTTAACTACGGTGGTGCGAACTCGGCGGCTGTTGTTCATTTTGCGCGCGAAATTCAGCGGTCGGTACAGAATCAGTTTGCTGTTTGGTTAGAGCCCGAACCACAGCGGCTTGGATTTTCTGAAGACCCACTGGGAAATCTTGCTTGA
- a CDS encoding sigma factor-like helix-turn-helix DNA-binding protein, with the protein MADSSILDRIITQRHVDEMRSFDPVHTITNLFSELTDRERSVLTKRYGVPQGVAPATLEHIGLELNVTRERIRQIARSTTEKVRILAQRDDDVKQLVRTIEHLLRRYGGAVEEFFFINEILTAEGTVIISPAEKTRAEQCLRFLLEEILNDVVGKVAATSELKPLYVLVGSDLTLLKRAAGEFVRVLSEGTTPLTDVALFEKYCQTDFYAAEQSKLVHDPIRFARQFGDVADLDVPVSKAEVHGVLMAYVAAAAPLDRNIFGEWGFSSWPTVRPRRMNDKIYLILKHEGKPLHFTEISARVNAAGFDKKVAKPPSVHNELILDKRFVLVGRGTYALREWGYRPGTVSDVIVAIVKEKGALTREQLVSAVLARRIVKQQTIHLALLNRSLFEKDSDGRYTLVEKK; encoded by the coding sequence ATGGCTGATTCAAGCATTTTGGACAGAATCATTACGCAGCGCCATGTGGACGAGATGCGCTCGTTTGACCCGGTGCATACAATCACAAATCTATTTTCAGAACTAACTGACAGGGAACGAAGTGTACTAACGAAGCGTTATGGCGTGCCGCAAGGGGTTGCGCCCGCAACGTTAGAACATATCGGTTTGGAACTGAATGTCACGAGAGAGCGCATTCGGCAAATTGCTCGTTCGACGACAGAAAAGGTTCGTATTTTGGCGCAGCGCGACGACGACGTGAAGCAATTGGTGAGAACAATTGAACATCTCCTACGGCGATATGGCGGCGCGGTAGAAGAATTTTTCTTCATTAATGAAATTCTGACCGCTGAAGGTACTGTTATTATTTCGCCTGCGGAAAAAACTCGAGCCGAACAGTGCTTGCGTTTTCTTTTAGAAGAAATACTAAATGACGTTGTAGGTAAAGTTGCGGCAACGAGCGAGCTAAAGCCGCTCTATGTTTTAGTTGGTTCAGACCTGACCTTACTCAAACGCGCGGCTGGAGAGTTTGTTCGTGTTCTCAGTGAAGGCACTACACCACTTACCGACGTCGCACTTTTTGAGAAGTATTGTCAGACGGATTTTTATGCGGCCGAGCAGAGTAAACTAGTACATGATCCGATTCGTTTTGCTCGTCAGTTTGGCGACGTGGCTGATTTGGATGTTCCGGTAAGTAAAGCTGAAGTTCACGGTGTACTTATGGCTTACGTAGCGGCAGCGGCGCCACTCGACAGAAATATCTTTGGTGAATGGGGATTTAGTAGCTGGCCGACCGTGCGGCCGCGGCGAATGAATGATAAAATTTATCTTATCCTCAAGCATGAGGGTAAGCCACTTCACTTTACAGAAATTAGTGCCCGTGTGAATGCGGCTGGTTTTGACAAAAAGGTAGCGAAGCCTCCCTCAGTGCACAACGAACTCATCCTCGACAAACGCTTCGTACTCGTTGGTCGGGGTACGTATGCGCTTCGTGAATGGGGTTATCGACCAGGCACCGTTTCTGACGTCATCGTCGCCATAGTGAAGGAAAAAGGTGCGTTGACCCGAGAGCAGCTTGTGAGCGCGGTGTTGGCGCGCCGCATTGTGAAGCAGCAAACGATTCATTTAGCACTACTCAATCGTTCCCTGTTCGAAAAAGATTCTGATGGTCGCTACACACTAGTTGAAAAGAAATAA
- the raiA gene encoding ribosome-associated translation inhibitor RaiA, which produces MNITYKGSGIAITDAIRSYAEEKIGDLDKYYPGIQQIRLDLGLTSTHHHKGDGLFSAEANVTVPGHVFRAEETAADLYAAIDSLRTELKRDLSKAHKKQLDRDHRPARIAIK; this is translated from the coding sequence ATGAATATAACGTATAAAGGTAGTGGCATTGCCATCACTGACGCAATCCGTAGTTACGCAGAAGAGAAGATTGGCGACCTTGATAAATACTACCCAGGCATTCAACAAATTCGACTTGACCTCGGTCTTACCTCCACACACCACCACAAAGGGGATGGTTTATTTTCTGCGGAAGCGAACGTCACTGTGCCCGGGCATGTGTTTCGGGCCGAAGAAACGGCTGCTGATCTGTACGCTGCCATTGACAGTTTGCGCACTGAGTTAAAGCGTGACCTTAGTAAGGCGCACAAAAAACAGCTAGATCGCGATCACCGACCGGCCCGCATTGCAATAAAGTAA
- the secA gene encoding preprotein translocase subunit SecA — MSVLTRIFGDPNARALKEVRATVAVITGLEPVYQAKDDAALRSVTRALRDRLAKGELLDALLPDAYAAVREAAKRTLGQRHFDAQLMGGVVLHRTGIAEMRTGEGKTLTATAPLYLNALPGTGAHLITVNDYLAKFQCEWMGAVFSSLGITVGSIQHDAAFRYDEASRSLVPVTRAQAYACDITYGTNNEFGFDYLRDNMVMNNSERVQRELNYAIVDEVDSILVDEARTPLIISAPAEESTSRYHQFADLIRRLVPEVDDNVDEKMRAATLTEVGITKLEQLLGVENLYTTAGLETVHHIEQALRAERLYKLDRDYVVKDGEVIIVDEFTGRMMYGRRYSEGLHQAIEAKEGLTIQRESKTLATVTLQNYFRLYNKLAGMTGTAATEAEEFSKIYGLDVVVIPTHRPMIRKDLADRIYRTEAAKFAAVVAEVAERNKAGQPVLVGTISIEKNEYLSQLLTESGVPHQILNAKNHEREAEIIAEAGRTGAVTLATNMAGRGVDIILGGSAPRLTDGVETAAAKIAWEEAHQAVVESGGLFVIGTERHEARRIDNQLRGRAGRQGDPGCSQFYVSLEDDLMRIFSSERIKRLMERLGVPDEMPIENRIVSKALESAQHRVEGHNFDIRKHLVEYDDVINKHRETIYRQRRKVLDQFERDLASSTDELSETILEMVADEVGTVVSFHTSVGSTSSDGKEICEVLRTIYPMSRAVEERVRSYFKKDSEHLGSPAEERTMLIDAIMVDARQAYAQVRERVIEATKEPNVFLSAERGLLLRAIDTLWIEHLEAIDHLRQGIGLRGYGQRDPLVEYKREAYTLFTGLLEYIRRQVVYSIYKMTVAIESAPASLLANRNITLSAPAKVMGEGNSSNTSALISEPKIGRNDPCHCGSGKKFKKCHGA, encoded by the coding sequence GTGAGCGTTCTTACTCGTATTTTCGGCGACCCAAACGCGCGCGCATTAAAAGAAGTGCGGGCGACAGTTGCGGTCATTACTGGTTTAGAGCCGGTGTACCAGGCCAAAGATGATGCTGCCTTGCGTTCAGTAACGCGTGCGCTGCGTGATCGACTTGCGAAAGGCGAATTGCTTGATGCGCTGCTGCCTGATGCGTACGCCGCTGTTCGTGAAGCGGCTAAGAGGACCTTGGGGCAGCGTCACTTTGACGCCCAGCTTATGGGAGGCGTCGTACTGCATCGCACCGGCATTGCCGAAATGCGAACTGGTGAAGGAAAGACATTGACCGCCACAGCGCCACTTTATTTAAATGCATTACCCGGTACTGGTGCGCACCTCATCACGGTTAACGATTATCTAGCAAAATTTCAGTGTGAATGGATGGGGGCGGTTTTTTCGTCGCTCGGAATTACTGTCGGTAGTATCCAGCATGATGCCGCGTTTCGCTACGACGAAGCTAGTCGAAGTTTAGTTCCGGTGACGCGCGCCCAGGCGTATGCGTGCGATATCACGTACGGCACAAACAACGAATTCGGCTTTGACTACCTGCGTGACAACATGGTGATGAATAACAGCGAGCGCGTGCAGCGTGAACTTAACTATGCCATCGTAGACGAGGTTGACAGCATCTTGGTTGACGAAGCACGAACGCCGCTCATTATTTCTGCTCCAGCGGAAGAATCGACCAGTCGTTACCATCAATTCGCTGATCTCATTCGGCGGCTTGTGCCAGAAGTAGACGACAACGTCGACGAGAAAATGCGGGCGGCGACATTAACGGAGGTTGGTATTACGAAATTAGAGCAGCTCCTTGGTGTTGAGAATTTATATACAACGGCCGGACTCGAAACGGTGCACCACATAGAGCAGGCACTCAGAGCTGAACGGTTATATAAACTGGACCGTGATTATGTTGTGAAAGATGGGGAAGTCATCATTGTTGATGAGTTTACTGGTCGCATGATGTACGGTCGGCGCTATTCGGAAGGGTTACACCAAGCCATTGAAGCGAAAGAAGGTTTGACCATACAGCGTGAAAGTAAGACGCTCGCCACGGTTACCCTGCAAAACTACTTCCGCTTGTATAACAAATTGGCCGGTATGACCGGTACGGCGGCAACTGAAGCCGAAGAGTTTAGTAAGATTTACGGACTTGATGTCGTCGTCATACCAACGCACCGGCCAATGATTCGTAAAGATTTGGCTGACCGAATATATCGTACTGAGGCAGCAAAATTTGCGGCTGTGGTGGCGGAGGTGGCGGAGCGTAATAAGGCAGGGCAACCGGTTCTTGTCGGTACAATATCGATTGAAAAAAATGAATACCTAAGCCAGTTGTTGACCGAGTCAGGGGTTCCTCATCAAATTTTGAACGCCAAGAATCACGAACGAGAAGCTGAAATTATTGCTGAAGCCGGGCGCACCGGGGCCGTGACGCTGGCCACAAACATGGCTGGCCGTGGTGTCGATATTATTTTGGGTGGGTCAGCTCCGCGACTGACTGATGGGGTGGAAACAGCCGCCGCTAAAATTGCCTGGGAAGAAGCGCACCAGGCAGTAGTTGAAAGTGGTGGGCTTTTTGTCATTGGTACTGAACGACATGAGGCGCGGAGAATTGACAACCAGCTGCGTGGTCGAGCTGGTCGGCAAGGCGATCCTGGGTGTTCACAGTTCTATGTGTCGCTCGAGGATGACCTCATGCGAATTTTTAGTTCTGAGCGGATTAAGCGTCTTATGGAGCGACTAGGGGTACCGGACGAAATGCCGATTGAAAATCGCATTGTGTCGAAAGCGTTAGAGTCGGCGCAACATCGTGTTGAAGGGCACAATTTTGATATTCGTAAGCATTTGGTCGAGTACGATGACGTCATCAACAAACATCGAGAAACCATTTACCGGCAACGACGTAAAGTGCTGGATCAGTTTGAGCGGGACCTAGCAAGCAGTACAGACGAGTTGTCTGAAACCATTCTTGAAATGGTGGCGGACGAAGTGGGGACGGTCGTCTCCTTCCACACCAGTGTTGGTAGTACTTCGTCAGACGGCAAAGAGATTTGCGAAGTATTGCGGACTATCTACCCCATGTCTCGAGCGGTAGAAGAACGCGTCCGTTCCTATTTTAAGAAAGACTCTGAGCATTTGGGAAGTCCCGCCGAAGAGCGAACGATGCTCATTGATGCGATTATGGTTGATGCTCGCCAAGCCTATGCGCAAGTACGTGAACGAGTTATTGAAGCGACCAAGGAGCCAAACGTTTTCTTGTCGGCCGAACGCGGTTTGCTGCTTCGCGCCATCGACACCCTATGGATAGAACATTTGGAAGCCATTGATCACTTGCGGCAGGGTATTGGGTTACGCGGCTATGGACAGCGCGATCCATTGGTTGAATACAAGAGGGAAGCGTATACGCTGTTCACTGGTTTACTCGAATACATTAGGCGACAGGTCGTCTACAGTATCTATAAGATGACTGTGGCCATTGAGTCAGCACCAGCGTCGCTACTCGCAAACAGAAACATAACGCTTTCTGCGCCAGCAAAAGTAATGGGGGAAGGTAATTCGTCGAACACGAGCGCGCTCATTAGCGAACCGAAAATCGGTCGAAATGATCCGTGTCACTGTGGTTCAGGGAAGAAGTTTAAGAAGTGTCATGGGGCGTAG
- the secD gene encoding protein translocase subunit SecD, with translation MSKVNFQAIKNVLVKPLEWIGFAVFTLVQGLKVVFMTIRLSWSTRHGKIRWSIAGIVLLTLVTGTYNYAKPYNDAVTALNSQLAALETRSMPEAFAFVKDVAKVRLPVVTETPFHLGLDLVGGTQLLYDADTSKIPEADRASALEGVRDVIERRVNAFGVAEPLVQTDRSGDNWRVLVELAGVDDVNEAIAQIGETPLLEFKEQDEAPAAVELTPEQKAALVAGDSIAKERATAALSRVLKGEDFATVAKEVSEDPGSKDSGGDLGYIKRDILDIDFANAAFDTLAVGGVTQRLVKTAFGYHIIEKIDERKAEDGATEAHLRHILVRVPTEQDYLAGDASAGWKNTTLSGKQLKTALVVFDPQTSQPQVQLTFDDEGAKLFEEITGRNIGKPVGIFLDGQPISVPTVQQAIIGGQAVITGTFTVDEAKLLAQRLNAGALPVPITLLSQQTIGARLGAVAIADSLKAALVGFVLVGLFMIFYYRLPGLLAVLALLVYGSLVLALFKFWPVTLTLAGIAGFILSVGMAVDANVLIFERMKEELRRGQPLGVAVELGFPRAWTSIRDSNVSSLITCLILYWFGTSIVRGFALTLAIGIIISMFSAISVTRTFLRAVVSEKSNRRLWLYGRVVGDKI, from the coding sequence ATGAGCAAGGTCAATTTTCAAGCTATAAAGAACGTATTAGTTAAACCACTGGAGTGGATTGGCTTCGCGGTTTTTACGTTAGTGCAGGGGCTTAAAGTGGTGTTCATGACCATTCGTCTAAGCTGGTCGACACGTCACGGCAAGATTCGCTGGTCAATTGCCGGCATAGTGCTATTAACCCTTGTTACCGGTACGTACAATTATGCAAAGCCCTATAACGATGCTGTAACGGCACTAAATAGTCAGTTGGCAGCATTAGAAACGCGCTCCATGCCAGAGGCATTTGCCTTTGTAAAAGATGTTGCCAAAGTACGTTTACCAGTTGTAACAGAAACACCGTTTCACTTAGGGTTAGATTTAGTTGGTGGTACGCAGCTACTCTACGACGCAGATACATCAAAAATTCCTGAAGCTGATCGCGCCTCGGCGCTCGAGGGGGTACGGGATGTTATTGAACGCCGGGTAAACGCATTTGGTGTGGCTGAACCATTGGTACAAACTGATCGCTCTGGAGACAACTGGCGCGTCTTAGTAGAGTTGGCTGGTGTGGACGATGTAAACGAGGCTATCGCCCAGATTGGCGAAACACCGCTACTGGAATTTAAGGAGCAAGATGAAGCGCCAGCGGCGGTTGAGCTGACACCCGAGCAGAAAGCCGCGCTAGTAGCCGGTGACAGTATTGCTAAAGAGCGAGCAACGGCTGCACTGTCTAGAGTTCTCAAGGGTGAAGATTTTGCGACTGTGGCCAAGGAAGTTTCTGAGGATCCAGGCTCGAAAGATAGTGGCGGCGATTTGGGCTACATAAAGCGAGATATACTAGACATAGATTTTGCTAACGCTGCCTTTGATACTTTAGCGGTTGGCGGCGTGACGCAGCGTTTGGTTAAAACGGCTTTCGGGTACCACATTATTGAAAAGATTGATGAGCGAAAGGCCGAAGATGGAGCTACCGAAGCTCATCTCCGTCATATTTTAGTTCGCGTACCGACTGAGCAAGATTATTTAGCCGGGGACGCATCAGCTGGTTGGAAGAACACAACGTTATCGGGAAAGCAACTTAAAACTGCGCTCGTTGTCTTTGATCCACAGACCAGTCAACCGCAAGTACAGCTAACCTTTGACGACGAGGGGGCAAAACTTTTTGAGGAAATTACGGGTCGTAATATTGGTAAGCCTGTTGGAATATTTCTTGATGGCCAGCCCATTAGCGTGCCAACAGTGCAGCAGGCCATTATCGGTGGTCAGGCGGTTATTACTGGAACGTTTACCGTGGACGAAGCAAAACTGTTAGCGCAACGATTAAACGCTGGTGCTTTGCCAGTGCCAATCACCCTTCTGAGTCAGCAGACAATTGGGGCGCGTCTTGGCGCGGTAGCCATTGCGGACAGTCTGAAAGCTGCTCTCGTCGGTTTCGTATTGGTTGGACTGTTCATGATTTTTTATTATCGATTACCGGGACTTTTGGCCGTGCTGGCACTCCTCGTGTACGGCTCACTTGTGTTGGCACTCTTTAAATTCTGGCCAGTTACCTTGACGCTCGCCGGCATTGCAGGTTTCATTCTGTCGGTTGGTATGGCGGTGGATGCTAATGTTTTGATATTTGAACGAATGAAAGAAGAATTGCGACGGGGTCAACCACTTGGTGTGGCTGTTGAGTTAGGCTTCCCTCGTGCCTGGACATCAATTCGTGATTCAAACGTTTCTTCGCTCATTACGTGCTTAATTTTGTATTGGTTTGGAACAAGTATTGTTCGCGGTTTTGCCTTGACGCTGGCCATCGGTATTATCATTAGCATGTTCTCCGCAATTTCTGTCACCCGTACATTCCTTCGCGCCGTAGTGAGCGAGAAGAGTAACCGCCGGTTGTGGCTCTACGGCAGGGTAGTAGGGGATAAGATTTAA
- the murC gene encoding UDP-N-acetylmuramate--L-alanine ligase: MNISHLFPDPPARVHCIGIKGVGMTAIAQFLVQQGYTVTGSDVAEEFPTDVVLSRLNIDVADVFSAAHITDDIEAVVYSTAYAATHIERIAASKRGIPQWSYPEVLGLLSSFATTSIAVAGSHGKTTTTTLVARLLEVAGKNPSAVVGAPVSDWGSNARIGSNDVFVYEADEYQNKFQFYQPSRIVVTNVDYDHPDFFPSEADYTKVFVDFVARLPDDGLLALWDEDPQSAALGAATSARVVRFGASTACQWRLTAVAVSKSGTTFTVLRGEEVFGTFTIPYAGEQYARNAIAALAITENLGVTSDVAAQAFRSFRGTARRMEYIGEAEDKIVIDDYAHHPTEIAALIKALRAAYSGSPLVLVFQPHTASRTAELLPAFAVALAAADVVVVLPIYTSAREGAGTVTSEDLVAAINVIASDKAKMAADFAAAVALVAATPMHSVVVTAGAGDVWQVGRRLLHQK; the protein is encoded by the coding sequence ATGAACATATCGCACCTTTTTCCGGACCCCCCAGCACGAGTGCACTGCATTGGCATTAAGGGCGTGGGCATGACGGCGATTGCTCAGTTTCTTGTGCAGCAAGGCTACACGGTAACGGGTAGCGACGTCGCTGAGGAATTTCCAACTGATGTGGTGCTTAGCAGATTGAACATTGACGTTGCTGACGTCTTTTCAGCAGCACATATAACGGACGATATTGAAGCCGTGGTGTACTCGACGGCATACGCTGCAACGCATATCGAACGAATCGCGGCTTCGAAGCGTGGCATTCCACAGTGGAGCTATCCAGAAGTCCTCGGTTTGCTGTCGTCATTTGCTACAACGAGTATTGCCGTTGCCGGTTCACACGGTAAAACGACCACAACGACTTTGGTGGCGCGACTACTTGAGGTGGCTGGTAAAAATCCATCGGCAGTTGTCGGTGCACCGGTAAGCGACTGGGGATCAAATGCTCGCATCGGTAGTAATGACGTGTTTGTGTATGAGGCCGACGAGTATCAAAATAAATTTCAGTTTTATCAGCCGAGTCGCATTGTTGTAACTAATGTTGATTACGATCATCCTGACTTTTTTCCTAGCGAAGCTGATTATACAAAGGTATTTGTTGATTTTGTGGCTCGTTTACCCGATGACGGGCTGTTGGCACTGTGGGATGAAGATCCGCAAAGTGCGGCGCTTGGTGCCGCTACTTCGGCGCGGGTTGTTCGGTTTGGCGCGTCAACGGCGTGTCAGTGGCGACTCACTGCTGTAGCCGTCAGCAAAAGTGGCACGACCTTTACCGTACTGCGCGGCGAGGAAGTTTTTGGAACTTTCACCATTCCCTATGCCGGAGAACAGTATGCAAGAAACGCAATTGCCGCACTGGCCATAACTGAAAATCTTGGGGTGACCAGTGACGTTGCGGCGCAGGCCTTTCGTTCATTCAGAGGGACGGCTCGACGCATGGAGTACATTGGCGAGGCGGAGGATAAGATTGTGATTGATGATTATGCACATCATCCAACTGAGATTGCGGCACTTATAAAGGCGCTCCGAGCAGCGTATAGCGGTTCGCCGTTGGTGCTCGTCTTCCAGCCACACACGGCCTCTCGGACAGCGGAGTTATTACCAGCATTTGCTGTTGCGCTCGCCGCTGCAGACGTTGTTGTTGTGCTGCCTATTTACACCTCAGCTCGGGAAGGGGCAGGTACAGTTACCAGCGAAGATTTAGTGGCGGCTATTAACGTTATTGCTAGCGACAAAGCGAAGATGGCGGCTGATTTCGCTGCCGCTGTGGCACTCGTGGCCGCCACGCCGATGCATAGCGTGGTCGTAACCGCTGGTGCTGGAGACGTCTGGCAGGTTGGGCGCCGTTTACTGCATCAGAAGTAA